ACAATGGGATGTTAGATTTTAAGCCTAACTTTTCTCTATGTCAAAATTTCTCGAACTCAAATGAGCTAGAACCCATAATCTTAAAAATATTGATGTAAAAATCCCTAAAAATACCATGACGGTTATTACTGGTCTTTCTGGGTCTGGAAAATCTTCACTCGCATTTTCAACTATTTATGCAATCGGGCAGCAAAAGTACCTAGAGAGTCTTTCAAGCTACGCACGTATGTTCGTGTGAAATAATAAGGATGAAGCTCTCTATGATGAAATTATTGGCCTCTCACCGACTATTTCTATTGACCAAAAGACTACAAACAGAAATCCAAGAAGTACTGTTGGAACTATTACAGAAGTATATGATTATTATAAGCTCTTATTTCTCAATATTTGAGATCGTAAATGTGTGAATTGTGGACACAAAATTCAGAAAGATTCTATGAAGGACATCATAGAATATATTTCAAAGTTTGACCTTGAAACGAAATATTATCTTACTGCCCCAATCCTTAGGAACATCGATTGACTCACAGTTGAAAAAATTAAAAAAGAGATACTGGATGCTTGATTTATAAGATTTTTACTAAACGAGAAAGAATATAATGTCAATAATGAATTTGAACTCCCGAAATGAAAAATTTCAATTCAAATCATGGTTGATAGACTTGTGGTAAAAGACTATTCTACTAATACTAGTTCTGACACGAAAAGGCTAAAAGACAGTATAGATGTAGCATATAAAGTAGGAGATGGACAACTTACTGTATATCTTCTTGATCAAGAAGATACTGAGAAGCGAGACTTCTCACAAGTTTTTGTGTGTTCACATTGTTGACATATTCCTGAAAAACTCAGTATTTCTTCATTTAGTTTCAATTCACATCATGGAGCATGTCCTGAATGTCATGGACTTTGAGAAAAAATGGTCTTTTTAGAAGAGAGTATTGTAAATCCAAGACTGAGTCTTGCAGAAGGAGCTATTTTACCTCCTGGATTTTGAAATTATTTTGAAGCATTGATTCAAGAAGTGGGGAAAAAACATAAAATAAGAACTAATGTTCCATATTCTGAACTTAGTGATGAAGAGAGAAAAAAAGTAATGTATGGAACCTGAAGTGGACAATTCACTGTAAATTTTGTCAGTGAACAATGAAAAAGAAATACGTATAATTCAAAATTTGAAGGGGTTATTAATACACTTATGAGAAGATATTATGATGGTTGAGTAGAAAGTGGAAATTATGACGATTATGTCACTAATGTTAATTGTCCAACGTGTGATGGGTATCGTCTTGCGAAAGAATCACTCAGTGTATTTATTGATGGAATACATATTGGACAATTAACGGATTATAATATCCAAGATACTCAAACTTTTTTTAAATGATTAAATCTATCTTCAGAACAACAAAAAATAGTTGAAAAAGTGAAAAAAAATATATTAGAGAGATTAGAGTTTTTAGAAGGAGTAGGACTTTGATATATGACGCTTTCTCGTAGGTCAAATACTCTTTCTGGTTGAGAAGCTCAAAGAATTCGACTGGCAACTCAAATTTGAGTGAAATTAGAAGGTATTATTTATGTTTTGGATGAACCATCAATTTGACTTCATCCAAGAGATAATGATATGCTAATAAAAAATCTAAAAAAACTTAGGGATGTTTGAAATACGCTTATAATTGTCGAACATGATGAGGATATTATGCGAGAAAGTGACTATATTATAGACGTTTGACCTGGAGCTTGAATTCATGGATGAAATATTGTAGCTACTTGAAACTTTGAAGAGATTTGCAACAATCCAAATTCAGTAACTTGACCATATTTAAGTGGAAGAAAACAAGTTGAGATAGAAAAAAAAGAAAGAACTATTAAAAAATTTCTAAGT
This sequence is a window from Candidatus Gracilibacteria bacterium. Protein-coding genes within it:
- the uvrA gene encoding excinuclease ABC subunit UvrA yields the protein MSKFLELKGARTHNLKNIDVKIPKNTMTVITGLSGSGKSSLAFSTIYAIGQQKYLESLSSYARMFVGNNKDEALYDEIIGLSPTISIDQKTTNRNPRSTVGTITEVYDYYKLLFLNIGDRKCVNCGHKIQKDSMKDIIEYISKFDLETKYYLTAPILRNIDGLTVEKIKKEILDAGFIRFLLNEKEYNVNNEFELPKGKISIQIMVDRLVVKDYSTNTSSDTKRLKDSIDVAYKVGDGQLTVYLLDQEDTEKRDFSQVFVCSHCGHIPEKLSISSFSFNSHHGACPECHGLGEKMVFLEESIVNPRLSLAEGAILPPGFGNYFEALIQEVGKKHKIRTNVPYSELSDEERKKVMYGTGSGQFTVNFVSEQGKRNTYNSKFEGVINTLMRRYYDGGVESGNYDDYVTNVNCPTCDGYRLAKESLSVFIDGIHIGQLTDYNIQDTQTFFKGLNLSSEQQKIVEKVKKNILERLEFLEGVGLGYMTLSRRSNTLSGGEAQRIRLATQIGVKLEGIIYVLDEPSIGLHPRDNDMLIKNLKKLRDVGNTLIIVEHDEDIMRESDYIIDVGPGAGIHGGNIVATGNFEEICNNPNSVTGPYLSGRKQVEIEKKERTIKKFLSIKGASHHNLKNIDVDFPIGNLSVVTGVSGSGKSSLINDILANYLANTLNRASKTVGKFESITGTENFDKVLVIDQSPIGKTPRSNPATYTGVFTFIREVFASSYDSKLRGYAPGRFSFNTRDGRCPECDGDGVKKIEMHFLPPVYTTCESCDGKRFNPETLEIKYKGKTIADILEMTVEEAFDFFHAHPRIVKILGVLNQVGLGYIGLGQSSTTLSGGEAQRIKLASELSKRSTSKTIYILDEPTTGLHFQDIQKLLKILESLVDKGNTVIVIEHNMNVIINADYIIDIGPNGGDSGGQLVGMGSVQEIKNNPESFTGQAIKKYEQHFKKG